The following proteins are encoded in a genomic region of Oncorhynchus kisutch isolate 150728-3 linkage group LG18, Okis_V2, whole genome shotgun sequence:
- the LOC109908895 gene encoding mRNA decay activator protein ZFP36, which produces MSDMIDDIITRNLINLGLDEPFIQQQIQPMAPRLNSSTSFFSPKRHSLSSEQLNDDTPWPLDIWSKIAPSKQQVSFRPDRSMSLTESNILSFGKMKTLDEVPPPPGFPPLNNPTPLPSNRYKTELCRSFQENGSCKYGSKCQFAHGEPELRGLYRHPKYKTEACRTFYNFGYCPYGARCHFIHEEKLTPLTQKFHNQALADQNPRQLRQSVSFAGFMGSRSSPPPALHDPLGFTRAPSVSPPPADILSPVFNDTQRNTFQFCQSRPRVGDIHNIPMIVEPQKPSRCVCGHGNNFPNTLNKSYAMEDRNNVYITQPNLQRFSSEDSLSDRDSYTSTGSTSGSESPTFDGAGNKRLTVFARLSLSD; this is translated from the exons ATGTCCGATATGATCGACGATATTATCACGAGG AATCTGATCAATCTTGGTTTAGATGAACCATTCATCCAGCAACAAATTCAACCAATGGCACCTCGTCTCAACAGTTCAACTTCGTTCTTCTCACCAAAGAGACATAGTCTAAGCTCTGAGCAACTGAACGATGATACCCCCTGGCCACTTGACATTTGGAGCAAGATAGCTCCAAGTAAACAACAAGTTTCCTTCAGACCTGACCGCTCCATGAGTCTAACCGAATCCAATATCCTCTCCTTCGGTAAAATGAAGACCCTGGATGAAGTGCCTCCACCGCCTGGATTTCCTCCTCTGAACAACCCTACACCTCTCCCTTCCAACCGTTACAAAACCGAACTGTGCCGTAGCTTCCAGGAGAACGGAAGCTGTAAATATGGGAGCAAGTGTCAGTTTGCCCATGGAGAGCCTGAGCTGCGCGGTTTGTACAGGCACCCAAAATACAAAACGGAGGCCTGTCGCACCTTTTACAACTTTGGCTACTGCCCATATGGAGCCCGCTGTCACTTCATTCACGAAGAGAAACTCACCCCCTTGACCCAAAAGTTCCACAACCAAGCACTTGCTGATCAGAACCCACGTCAGCTCCGTCAGAGCGTCAGTTTCGCAGGTTTCATGGGATCACGCAGCTCTCCTCCCCCTGCGCTCCACGACCCCCTTGGCTTCACCCGTGCGCCCTCGGTGTCACCACCCCCTGCGGACATTCTCTCCCCAGTGTTCAATGACACCCAACGCAACACATTTCAGTTTTGTCAGAGCCGACCCCGTGTTGGTGACATCCACAACATCCCTATGATAGTTGAGCCACAGAAGCCCTCACGCTGCGTTTGTGGCCACGGAAATAACTTCCCAAACACTCTGAACAAATCTTACGCTATGGAGGACCGCAACAATGTCTACATCACCCAGCCAAACCTCCAGCGCTTCTCTTCTGAAGATTCCCTCTCAGATCGGGATAGTTACACCAGCACAGGCAGCACCAGCGGGTCAGAGTCCCCCACCTTTGATGGGGCTGGCAACAAGCGCCTCACCGTCTTTGCGCGACTGTCACTCTCTGACTAG